In Halobacteroides halobius DSM 5150, the genomic window AAGAAGCTACCGAAGAAGTTAAGAGTTTTATTGAAGAAATAGAGGGAGTAACTAATGAGGTAATAGAAAAAATGATGAGTAAGAAAGAAAATAGTGTTATAGGTTCCTTTAAAGAACTTCAAAAATTATCAAATACAGTTACTGAAAAGATGGATAACGTAATTCAGGTTGCAGAAGAACAGGCTGATTCTAGTCAACAAGTAAAAGAATTAACAGAACAAATTTCTGCTTCTAGTGAAGAAGTTTCTGCTCAAACTAGTGAAGCTTCTAATTCATCTACTGAAATTGCTCAATTTATGGAAGAAGTAATTAATGGTAATAATGATTTATATTTCAAGATCAAAGAACAAGTTAATGTCTCTAAGGAACAGTTAGAATTAATTAGTGATATAGTGGATGCTAATAAAAGATTAAAGTAAATTATTAAATATTCGATTGAAATAGAGGGGTAAAATGGAAGAAAAGAAGAATTTATATCAACTTGCAGGACCAATTTTTATTGAAATTTTATTATTTATGTTACTTGGAGTAGCAGATATTTTTATGTTGAGTCAATTTGATGATAAAGCTGCGGGTGCAGTAGGAGCATCAAATCAGATAATTGCTAACTTAAATATAATATTCATAATAATATCTGCAGGAACAGCAGTATTAGTAGCACAGAATGTAGGGGCAAAAAGGCAGAACGAAGTAGAAAAGGTCAGTTCCATTTCACTTGTTATAAATCTAATAATAGGAATAATAGTTAGTATAGTTATGATTTTTTTAGGAGATGAAATATTAATTAAAATTGGAGTTAGTTCAGGTTTGATGAACTATGCTATTGATTATATTACGATTGTAGGGGGAGCATTATTCTTTCAAGCAATCCTAAATACTCTAACAGCTATTATTAGAAGTCATGGTTATACAAAAGAAAGTATGTTGATAACTGCAGCAATGAATATTTTAAATATATTTGGTGATGCAATATTTATTTTTGGGTTATTTGGTGTCCCTGTTTTAGGAGTCAAAGGGGTAGCAATAGCAACGACCTTTAGTAGGATATGTGCTACAATAGTTGCTTTTGTGTTTTTATTAAAAAAATTATTGCCTATAACAATGTTTTCACATTTGACAGAAAAACCCTTAATTGTATTTAAGAAATTGGTTAAGATAGGCTTTCCAGCAGCTATGGAGAATATGTCTTATAGTTTATCTCAGACGGTAGTAATGAGTATTATATTAGTTAATCTTGGTCAAAATGCTTATATAACTAGAACTTATGTGGGAACAATAATTAGATTTGCAATGTTATTTTCATTGGCAGTAGGTCAAGCAAATCAGATTATGATAGGACAGTTAGTTGGAGCTAATGAGATAGAAGAAGCCTATGCGAGTGGAATTAAGAACTTTAAAGTTGCTATGATTTTTTCAGTTTTAGGTGGAGTGATTTTATTCTTTTTTGGAAAGGAATTCATGGGGATTTATACTACCAACCAAGAAATTATAATGATAGGAGCAGCTACTTTAACAGTAGATGCTTTTTTAGAACCTGGCAGAAATTTTAATTTAGTGATGATTAATGGCTTAAGAGGCGCTGGTGATGTTATCTTCCCTGTGGTTATGGCGATAATCTCTATGTGGGGCTTTGGCGTTTTAGGAGGTTATTTCTTTGGGGTAGTATTGGGATATGGTCTACCTGGTATTTGGATAGGGTTATTATTAGATGAATGGATTAGAGGCATATGTATGTTACTTAGATGGCGAAGTAAGAAATGGGTTCAAAAAGCATTAGTTGGATAAAAGGGGAGATATAATGAATGATTCATTCATTCAAGTAAAAGGAGAAAATTTAGTTCGTCAAGGCGAGAAGATAAGATTAAGAGGTTTTGGATTAGGAACTTGGTTGAATATGGAACATTTTATGACAGGTTTACCTGGTAATGATCAGCAAAAAAGAAGAATTTTTTCTGAGGTATATGGTAAGGAGAAAGCAGAAAAGTTTTTTGATAATTATTTAGCTAACTTTATTACAGAGGATGATTTTATTTTTTTAAAGGAACTGGGGATTAATGTGGTTAGATTGTCTTTTAGCTATCGACATTTTGAAGATGATCAGCAGCCTGGTGAGTATAAACGAGAGGGATTTGAACACTTAGATAGGGTATTAAAACTTTGCGAGAAATATGATATTTATGCAATTTTAGACTTGCATGCAGTACCTGGTGGACAAAATCCTGATTTTCACGCTGACAATAATTTAGGGGTCTCATATTTTTGGAAGGATAATTCTTTACGAAAAAGGGTAATAAATCTATGGAGATATATAGCTGAATACTATAATGATAACACCAATATTGCTGGATATGATTTGCTTAATGAACCTGTATTTGTATCTGATGCGGATATATTCAATAATTTTTTTGACCAGGTTATTAGTGCAATTAGAGAAGTAGATAGTAATCATATCTTATTTTTAGAAGGAGATAGTTGGGCTCAAGATTTTAGTAAGTTTAAATTGCCACAAGATGAACAGATTGCTTATTCTTTTCATTTTTATCCTCATTATTCTTTAACTAAAGATTATCCTGCTTCTGTAAATAAAAAAGAAATAAAAGAGGACCTTGAAAGTTTAATAGGAAATTTAAAGGAGAGATTTCAGAGGCCATTATGGTGTGGTGAGACAGGTGCTATCTTTGGAAATTATGGAATCGAATATAGCAAGGATTTAGTAAAAACAACTTTAGATATATTAGAAAATAAGAATGTTGCTTGGACTCTATGGTCTTATAAGGATGCTCAAGCTATGGGCTTAGTTTATCCTCAAAATGATACACCTTGGATGAAATTAGTTGATAGCAGTAGCTGGGATTTATGGGATGAAAAAAAGCAGTCAAAGGATGTATTTGATTTTTTAGAAGAAAAAGGATATGTTGAACCATTGTCTGAAAAGATGAGATTCAAATTAGACTTTAGATTACGAGCTATGCTACAAGAAATTTATATAGAACAGAAGTTGAAGAATTTATTAAATAATATTGATTGGGAGGAGATGAAATGTTATACAGAATC contains:
- a CDS encoding MATE family efflux transporter, with product MEEKKNLYQLAGPIFIEILLFMLLGVADIFMLSQFDDKAAGAVGASNQIIANLNIIFIIISAGTAVLVAQNVGAKRQNEVEKVSSISLVINLIIGIIVSIVMIFLGDEILIKIGVSSGLMNYAIDYITIVGGALFFQAILNTLTAIIRSHGYTKESMLITAAMNILNIFGDAIFIFGLFGVPVLGVKGVAIATTFSRICATIVAFVFLLKKLLPITMFSHLTEKPLIVFKKLVKIGFPAAMENMSYSLSQTVVMSIILVNLGQNAYITRTYVGTIIRFAMLFSLAVGQANQIMIGQLVGANEIEEAYASGIKNFKVAMIFSVLGGVILFFFGKEFMGIYTTNQEIIMIGAATLTVDAFLEPGRNFNLVMINGLRGAGDVIFPVVMAIISMWGFGVLGGYFFGVVLGYGLPGIWIGLLLDEWIRGICMLLRWRSKKWVQKALVG
- a CDS encoding glycoside hydrolase family 5 protein yields the protein MNDSFIQVKGENLVRQGEKIRLRGFGLGTWLNMEHFMTGLPGNDQQKRRIFSEVYGKEKAEKFFDNYLANFITEDDFIFLKELGINVVRLSFSYRHFEDDQQPGEYKREGFEHLDRVLKLCEKYDIYAILDLHAVPGGQNPDFHADNNLGVSYFWKDNSLRKRVINLWRYIAEYYNDNTNIAGYDLLNEPVFVSDADIFNNFFDQVISAIREVDSNHILFLEGDSWAQDFSKFKLPQDEQIAYSFHFYPHYSLTKDYPASVNKKEIKEDLESLIGNLKERFQRPLWCGETGAIFGNYGIEYSKDLVKTTLDILENKNVAWTLWSYKDAQAMGLVYPQNDTPWMKLVDSSSWDLWDEKKQSKDVFDFLEEKGYVEPLSEKMRFKLDFRLRAMLQEIYIEQKLKNLLNNIDWEEMKCYTESFLWSNCSYYEEIATLVKDYTVR